Proteins from a single region of Juglans microcarpa x Juglans regia isolate MS1-56 chromosome 5S, Jm3101_v1.0, whole genome shotgun sequence:
- the LOC121267337 gene encoding neutral ceramidase 2-like: MGILGFLRNGHKHWPSATIWFLVFLTFLLHNIGGSLSASNYLIGLGSYDITGPAADVNMMGYANSEQTASGVHFRLRARSFIVAEPQGNRLVFVNLDACMASQIVSIKVLERLKARYGDLYTEKNVAISGIHTHAGPGGYLQYVVYIVTSLGFVRQSFGVIVDGIEKSIVQAHESLQPGSIFVNKGELFDAGVNRSPSAYLNNPAGERAKYKYDVDKEMTLLKFVDDAWGPVGSFNWFATHGTSMSRTNSLISGDNKGAAARFMEDWFEQKDFQQGFDALHFNNSDTDRIPRRVSNIVPNHNENRSELMRLANNFQFSQGQPATRFLSLASRVRNALSQADRPQFVSAFCQSNCGDVSPNVLGAYCIDTGLRCDFSHSTCNGKNELCYGRGPGYPDEFESTRIIGERQFKKAVELFDKATEQLKGKVEYRHSYLNFSNLQVTLPKAGRGHEVAKTCPAALGFAFAAGTTDGPGAFDFKQGDNKGNAFWRLVRNLIKTPSQEQIKCQNPKPILLNTGEMKAPYDWAPSILPVQILRIGQLVILSVPGEFTTMAGRRLRDAVKTVLTSGGSGEFDNNVHIVISGLTNTYSQYVTTFEEYQVQRYEGASTLYGPHTLDAYRQEFKKLAAALIRGQTVEPGPLPPNLLDKQISLLPPVVVDGTPPGVNFGDVKTDVPPNSTFKKGGIVTVTFWSACPRNDLMTEGTFALVEILRDQKTWTPAYDDDDFCLRFKWSRFAKLSPQSHATIEWRIPASATSGVYRISHFGASKSLLGSIRHFKGSSSAFVVA; this comes from the exons ATGGGGATTCTGGGTTTTCTCCGTAATGGCCATAAGCACTGGCCCTCTGCAACAATTTGGTTCCTGGTTTTCTTAACATTCTTGCTACATAATATTGGAGGGTCTTTATCAGCTTCCAATTACTTGATTGGTCTTGGAAGCTATGACATAACAGGGCCTGCTGCAGATGTCAATATGATGGGTTATGCGAATTCAGAACAGACTGCTTCCGGAGTTCACTTCCGGTTGCGAGCTCGATCATTTATTGTGGCAGAACCTCAAGGAAACCGCTTAGTATTTGTAAATCTTGATGCCTGCATGGCCTCCCAAATTGTTTCAATTAAAGTGCTTGAGAGACTTAAAGCAAG GTATGGGGACCTTTATACAGAGAAGAATGTCGCCATTAGTGGTATCCACACTCATGCTGGTCCTGGTGGCTATCTCCAATATGTTGTATATATTGTAACATCTCTTGGATTTGTACGCCAATCATTTGGTGTCATTGTTGATGGCATAGAGAAAAGCATTGTACAAGCTCACGAGAGTCTTCAACCAGGGTCAATTTTTGTAAACAAAG GTGAGCTTTTTGATGCTGGGGTTAACCGTAGCCCTAGTGCTTATCTCAACAATCCTGCAGGAGAGAGGGCTAAGTACAAGTATGATGTTGACAAAGAAATGACCCTCTTAAAGTTTGTAGATGATGCATGGGGCCCAGTGGGTAGCTTCAACTGGTTTGCCACTCATGGAACTTCAATGAGTCGTACAAACTCATTAATAAGTGGTGACAACAAAGGAGCTGCAGCACGGTTTATGGAGGACTGGTTTGAACAGAAGGATTTTCAGCAAGGTTTTGACGCTCTGCATTTCAATAATTCTGATACTGACAGAATCCCTCGAAGAGTCTCAAACATAGTTCCTAACCATAATGAAAACC GAAGTGAGTTGATGAGACTTGCCAACAATTTTCAGTTTTCTCAAGGACAACCTGCAACAAGGTTTCTGAGTCTTGCAAGTCGGGTCAGGAATGCTTTAAGCCAAGCTGACAGGCCTCAGTTTGTATCTGCATTCTGTCAATCAAATTGTGGTGATGTAAGCCCAAATGTTCTTGGTGCATATTGCATAGACACTGGATTGCGTTGCGATTTCTCTCACAGTACCTGCAATGGTAAAAATGAATTATGCTACGGTCGGGGACCAGG TTACCCTGATGAGTTTGAGAGTACTCGTATAATTGGAGAAAGGCAATTCAAAAAAGCTGTGGAGCTTTTTGATAAAGCAACTGAGCAACTAAAAGGGAAGGTTGAGTACCGGCATTCATATCTAAATTTTTCCAACCTTCAGGTCACACTTCCTAAAGCGGGTAGGGGTCACGAGGTGGCAAAAACATGCCCAGCTGCCTTGGGCTTTGCTTTTGCTGCAGGGACTACTGATGGCCCTGGAGCGTTTGATTTCAAGCAGGGAGATAATAAG GGGAATGCCTTCTGGAGGTTGGTGAGGAACTTGATAAAAACACCGAGTCAGGAACAGATCAAATGCCAGAATCCGAAGCCTATTCTGCTTAATACTGGGGAGATGAAGGCACCATATGACTGGGCA CCCTCAATACTTCCAGTTCAAATTTTGAGGATAGGGCAGCTTGTGATTTTGAGTGTACCTGGAG AATTTACAACTATGGCCGGCAGGCGCCTTCGTGATGCTGTCAAGACTGTGCTTACTTCTGGAGGTAGTGGAGAGTTTGACAACAATGTCCATATAGTCATTTCAGGGCTTACCAATACATATTCACAGTATGTGACCACCTTTGAGGAGTACCAAGTGCAAAGATATGAG GGAGCCTCTACACTGTATGGTCCACACACACTAGATGCCTACCGTCAAGAGTTCAAAAAATTAGCTGCAGCTCTCATCAGAGGCCAAACTGTCGAACCAGGCCCGCTACCACCAAATCTTCTTGACAAGCAAATCAGCTTACTTCCACCAGTAGTCGTCGACGGTACCCCGCCCGGGGTGAATTTTGGGGATGTCAAGACTGATGTCCCTCCAAATTCCACCTTCAAAAAGGGTGGAATAGTTACAGTCACCTTCTGGTCTGCTTGCCCAAGAAATGACCTTATGACCGAAGGCACATTTGCACTGGTTGAGATCCTCCGGGACCAAAAGACATGGACCCCAGCTTATGACGATGATGATTTCTGCCTGCGGTTTAAGTGGTCAAGGTTTGCAAAACTTAGCCCTCAGAGCCATGCAACCATAGAATGGAGGATTCCTGCATCTGCAACCTCAGGTGTGTACCGGATAAGCCATTTTGGTGCTTCAAAATCACTTCTTGGATCAATCCGCCATTTCAAAGGTTCATCTAGTGCTTTTGTTGTGGCGTAG
- the LOC121267336 gene encoding protein SSUH2 homolog, translated as MEEPLLSEQRSDAGEKESGKWSSYQYVGRTGSGIPTASLAGTEVSVEEIRSAAAFSDHYPPSLHSALVSSPEPDPNEQAIVYQGGYGVEFGGITNEFRKQILDEVEIRELLIDHVGHRCCWGSRPARTWRIRAVEDCNVYIGTLDTFIEERETIRETVPYVGGKIDGRDSGPELGIWELDLRSEFPVLFIPHKESRAKIPHSETIEKCSGCAGRGDIACPTCNADQEAGFYKENQVWQCPACHGRGLIAHRDGSDTICSRCNGKGKITCATCASRGLIKCEKCHGNGSLLSHNVAIVRWKTLSTRKVSATSGAASVPDEVFHRAKGIQLCNTQAYQCTPAFFADSFSLNQFSSEVIAERAPVPPSARVISERHTISVVPVTRVTMAHRARSFSFYIIGFSREVYLKDYYPSRFCWGLCPCLEWLKL; from the exons ATGGAGGAGCCTCTGCTTTCAG AGCAAAGAAGTGATGCgggagaaaaagagagtggaaaATGGAGCTCGTATCAATACGTGGGAAGAACAGGCTCAGGGATTCCCACTGCTTCTTTGGCCGGCACTGAAGTCAGCGTCGAAGAGATTCGGTCGGCCGCTGCCTTTTCCGATCATTACCCGCCTTCACTTCACAGCGCTTTGGTTAGTTCGCCCGAGCCCGATCCTAATG AACAAGCTATTGTTTATCAAGGTGGATATGGAGTAGAGTTTGGTGGAATCACGAATGAGTTCCGGAA GCAAatattggatgaagtagagatACGAGAATTACTCATTGATCATGTTGGTCATCGTTGCTGTTGGGGAAGTCGTCCAGCTCGGACATGGAGGATTCGTGCAGTGGAAGACTGCAATGTTTATATAGGAACTCTAGATACTTTTATAGAAGAAAGGGAGACTATAAGAGAAACAGTGCCATACGTCGGTGGGAAGATTGATGGAAGGGATAGTGGACCTGAACTTGGAATCTGGGAATTGGATTTAAGATCTGAATTCCCTGTCCTATTTATTCCTCATAAGGAATCACGGGCAAAGATACCTCATTCTGAAACCATTGAGAAGTGCTCAG GATGTGCAGGACGGGGAGATATTGCTTGTCCGACATGCAATGCAGACCAAGAAGCTGGGTTTTATAAGGAAAATCAGGTGTGGCAATGCCCTGCTTGTCATGGAAGAGGTTTAATTGCCCATAGAGATGGATCTGACACAAT ATGTTCTAGATGTAATGGTAAGGGAAAGATTACTTGTGCAACTTGTGCATCTCGTGGGCTTATTAAGTGTGAGAAATGTCATGGAAATGGTTCTCTTCTGTCACACAATGTCGCCATTGTTAGATG GAAGACACTTTCAACCCGAAAAGTTAGTGCAACAAGTGGAGCAGCATCAGTCCCTGATGAGGTCTTCCACAGAGCCAAAGGTATCCAATTATGCAACACACAGGCATATCAATGCACTCCAGCCTTTTTTGCCGACTCTTTCTCCCTCAACCAGTTTTCTTCTGAAGTTATTGCCGAAAGAGCTCCTGTACCTCCCTCTGCTAGGGTCATAAGCGAGAGGCACACCATCTCTGTTGTGCCAGTTACACGTGTCACCATGGCTCATCGTGCTAGATCCTTCAGTTTCTATATCATTGGTTTTAGCAGGGAAGTCTACTTGAAGGACTACTATCCTTCACGGTTTTGCTGGGGGCTATGTCCTTGTTTGGAGTGGTTGAAGTTGTGA